In Methylotenera sp. L2L1, the following proteins share a genomic window:
- the topA gene encoding type I DNA topoisomerase: MSKLLIVESPSKAKTLKKYLGSDFEVLASYGHVRDLIPKNGAVDTENQFAMKYDIIERNSKHVDAIAKAVKSADSIYLATDPDREGEAISWHIAEILKSKNLLKNKLMKRVVFHEITKGAVEHAIAEPRDISMPMVNAQQARRALDYLVGFNLSPLLWKKIRRGLSAGRVQSPALRLIVERELEIEAFKSQEYWSIHLDALKHQHGFKAKLVQLNNQKVEQFTVINHDQQADIVGKLLLASAGKTTVSRVEKKQRSRSPAAPFTTSTLQQEAVRKLGFTTSRAMRVAQQLYEGVDVGSGTVGLITYMRTDSFSLATEAVMQIRDYVKKNFDADYLPKSPVMYKTKSKSAQEAHEAIRPTDISRSPASVRQYLNDEQFKLYEMIWKRALACQMAPAKFDAVSVDLSVGSDANLFRATGQTLVFPGFIAVYMEGSDDEEEEDESKLPNLETGEVLTVEKIYGDQHFTEPPPRYSEASLVKVLEEYGIGRPSTYASIISTLQDREYVLLDKKRFTPTDVGRVVNKFLTEHFTKYVDYDFTANLENALDSVAEGEREWIPLMDEFWKDFNQQIHNKADVERPGNELIDEACPKCGKPLQKQLSRFGSFIGCTGYNDTPKCDYKRSIDGTANAGADPVAIGIDTATSKEIYLMNGPYGPYLQLGLAIEGEKKKPKRVSIPKEIPLANVNLDTANMLLSLPRDLGLHPETNKKIIANIGRFGPYINHDAKFKSIPKNLSVFSIDLDGAVALLAQANTGPAPLCSLGNHPTEDGQIEVFAGRYGPYVQHGKIRATLPKSVEPESLTMEEALELLSAKAAKEAPAKKTAAKKVVAKKTTAAKPAAEKKISTAKTSKDKPAVKKAAPKKAVAKKTATKKTSADSK; encoded by the coding sequence ATGTCCAAACTACTTATTGTTGAATCTCCATCTAAAGCAAAAACGCTCAAGAAATATCTTGGGAGCGATTTTGAGGTGCTTGCCTCCTATGGACATGTGCGTGATTTAATTCCTAAAAATGGCGCGGTAGATACCGAAAACCAATTCGCCATGAAGTACGACATCATTGAGCGCAACAGTAAGCATGTGGACGCGATTGCAAAAGCAGTCAAAAGTGCTGATAGCATCTATCTGGCAACTGACCCAGACCGTGAAGGTGAAGCTATTTCTTGGCACATTGCCGAAATCTTAAAATCTAAGAATCTACTCAAAAACAAACTCATGAAACGTGTCGTGTTTCATGAAATTACCAAAGGTGCTGTAGAGCACGCGATTGCCGAGCCACGCGATATCTCTATGCCGATGGTAAATGCGCAACAAGCGCGCCGTGCGCTAGATTACTTAGTCGGTTTTAATTTATCGCCATTACTGTGGAAGAAAATCCGTCGTGGGCTATCAGCTGGTCGTGTACAGAGCCCAGCACTACGCCTAATTGTTGAGCGTGAGTTAGAGATTGAAGCGTTTAAATCGCAAGAATATTGGTCTATCCATTTAGACGCTTTAAAGCATCAGCATGGTTTTAAAGCAAAACTAGTACAACTCAACAATCAGAAAGTTGAGCAATTCACGGTTATTAACCATGATCAACAAGCTGATATTGTTGGCAAACTATTATTAGCCAGCGCGGGTAAAACCACAGTATCTAGGGTTGAAAAGAAACAACGTAGCCGTAGTCCTGCTGCGCCATTTACCACCTCTACACTGCAACAAGAAGCGGTGCGTAAACTAGGTTTCACCACTTCACGCGCGATGCGTGTAGCACAGCAATTATACGAAGGTGTTGATGTAGGCAGCGGTACCGTAGGTTTAATCACCTATATGCGTACCGACTCATTTAGCTTGGCGACTGAAGCAGTCATGCAAATTCGTGACTACGTTAAAAAGAATTTTGACGCTGATTACCTACCAAAATCACCCGTCATGTACAAAACCAAGTCTAAAAGTGCACAAGAAGCACATGAGGCGATTCGTCCAACAGACATTTCACGTTCACCAGCCAGCGTTCGCCAATATTTAAATGACGAACAATTCAAGCTGTATGAAATGATTTGGAAACGTGCACTTGCTTGCCAAATGGCACCAGCCAAGTTTGATGCAGTAAGCGTAGATTTAAGCGTGGGCAGTGATGCGAACCTGTTCCGTGCAACAGGCCAAACCCTTGTATTCCCAGGCTTTATCGCGGTATATATGGAAGGCTCTGATGACGAAGAGGAAGAAGACGAAAGCAAACTGCCTAATCTTGAAACAGGCGAAGTACTCACAGTAGAGAAGATTTATGGTGACCAACACTTTACCGAACCACCTCCGCGCTACTCTGAAGCTAGCTTAGTAAAAGTATTAGAAGAGTACGGCATTGGCCGCCCTTCTACCTATGCAAGTATTATTAGTACGCTGCAAGACCGTGAATATGTACTGCTAGATAAAAAGCGCTTCACACCCACAGATGTTGGCCGAGTTGTGAATAAGTTCTTAACCGAACATTTCACCAAGTATGTGGACTATGACTTCACCGCAAACCTTGAAAATGCGCTGGATAGCGTGGCCGAAGGTGAACGCGAGTGGATTCCGCTGATGGATGAGTTCTGGAAAGACTTTAACCAGCAAATTCATAACAAAGCAGACGTTGAGCGCCCGGGTAACGAGCTTATCGATGAAGCCTGTCCAAAATGTGGCAAGCCATTACAAAAGCAATTAAGCCGATTTGGTAGCTTTATTGGTTGTACAGGTTATAACGACACGCCAAAATGCGACTACAAACGTAGTATCGATGGCACAGCCAACGCTGGTGCAGACCCAGTAGCGATTGGTATAGACACAGCCACTAGTAAAGAAATTTACCTAATGAATGGTCCTTATGGCCCATACCTACAATTGGGACTTGCCATAGAAGGCGAGAAAAAGAAACCAAAACGCGTGAGCATCCCGAAAGAGATTCCGCTCGCAAATGTCAACTTAGATACCGCAAACATGTTGCTGTCTTTGCCACGCGACCTAGGACTACACCCTGAGACCAACAAAAAAATCATCGCGAATATTGGTCGTTTTGGCCCTTATATCAACCACGACGCGAAGTTCAAATCCATCCCTAAAAACCTAAGCGTATTTAGTATTGACCTAGACGGTGCGGTAGCGCTATTAGCGCAAGCTAACACTGGCCCAGCACCACTTTGCTCACTGGGTAACCATCCAACCGAAGATGGTCAAATTGAGGTGTTTGCCGGACGTTATGGCCCATATGTGCAACACGGAAAGATTCGTGCAACCTTACCAAAAAGCGTAGAGCCTGAATCTCTCACCATGGAAGAGGCACTGGAGCTATTAAGCGCAAAAGCCGCTAAAGAAGCCCCAGCTAAGAAAACTGCGGCTAAAAAAGTCGTCGCCAAAAAAACGACAGCAGCAAAACCTGCGGCAGAAAAGAAAATTAGCACCGCAAAAACAAGCAAAGATAAGCCAGCCGTGAAAAAAGCTGCGCCAAAGAAAGCCGTAGCCAAGAAAACGGCTACTAAAAAAACCAGTGCAGATTCTAAATAA
- a CDS encoding type II toxin-antitoxin system RelE/ParE family toxin, whose translation MHRIFKTRHFHRWMSKTDLSDQSLCYAISEMIEGLVDAHLGGSIVKKRVAGRGKSSGARTIVATNFGNHWFFLYGFEKNVRANITDNELDALKEIATDLLALNDDALTYAVAQGKLLEIYYDH comes from the coding sequence ATGCATCGAATATTCAAAACACGTCATTTTCATCGTTGGATGAGCAAAACTGATCTTAGTGACCAGTCTCTTTGCTATGCAATCTCAGAAATGATAGAAGGTTTGGTGGATGCACACTTGGGAGGTAGTATAGTCAAGAAGCGGGTTGCTGGGCGCGGTAAGAGTAGCGGTGCAAGAACGATTGTTGCCACAAATTTCGGTAATCATTGGTTTTTTCTGTACGGATTTGAGAAAAATGTACGTGCTAACATTACCGATAATGAGCTAGACGCTTTAAAAGAAATCGCAACAGACTTACTAGCTTTAAATGATGACGCGCTAACTTATGCCGTTGCCCAAGGGAAATTGTTGGAGATATATTATGACCACTAA
- the phoU gene encoding phosphate signaling complex protein PhoU — translation MHSEHTFKQYDAELEALRGKVLEMGGLVEQQIVQALEALVKLDSNLAKEVMGNDHLVNALEVQIDEGCSQIIARRQPAAGDLRMVMMMVKTITDLERIGDEATKIARTAQKIFDEDRMYKPRFNEIKSMVALVREMLRTALDGFARLDVSKTVEVARQDEQVDEHFRSAMRQLITFMLEDPRTISMSLEVLFVAKAIERIGDHAKNIAEYVVYMVKGKDVRHISVQEMERETLEP, via the coding sequence ATGCATTCTGAACATACCTTTAAGCAATATGATGCAGAGTTAGAGGCTTTACGGGGTAAAGTGCTTGAGATGGGCGGCTTGGTTGAGCAGCAAATCGTACAAGCACTTGAAGCCTTGGTGAAGCTAGACTCAAATCTAGCTAAAGAAGTGATGGGTAACGATCACCTTGTTAACGCACTTGAAGTGCAGATTGATGAAGGATGTAGTCAGATTATCGCCCGCCGTCAGCCAGCTGCAGGTGATTTGCGTATGGTGATGATGATGGTGAAAACGATCACGGATCTTGAGCGTATCGGCGATGAGGCAACTAAAATCGCCCGTACTGCACAAAAGATTTTTGATGAAGATCGCATGTACAAGCCACGTTTTAATGAAATTAAATCGATGGTGGCATTGGTTAGAGAAATGCTACGCACTGCACTAGATGGCTTTGCTCGATTGGATGTGAGCAAAACCGTAGAAGTAGCAAGGCAAGATGAGCAGGTGGATGAGCACTTCCGTTCTGCGATGCGTCAGTTGATTACTTTTATGTTAGAAGATCCGCGTACGATTTCTATGTCGCTAGAGGTCTTGTTTGTAGCTAAAGCCATTGAGCGTATTGGCGACCATGCTAAAAATATTGCTGAATATGTCGTGTATATGGTGAAAGGTAAGGATGTACGCCATATCTCAGTGCAAGAGATGGAAAGAGAAACATTAGAGCCATAA
- the ttcA gene encoding tRNA 2-thiocytidine(32) synthetase TtcA: MLISKDSHAMLMILLALQGRAPINFKLIAMNLDQKQPGFPADILPAYFEKLGIDYRIVEADTYSIVKEKIPEGKTTCSLCSRLRRGVIYTTAKELGANKIALGHHRDDIVETLFLNLFFGAKMKAMPPKLATNDKQNIVIRPLAYCSEKDIASYARQMEFPIIPCDLCGSQENLQRQKVKDMLQNWEREQPGRINNIFRAITNVEPSHLADTNLYDFKNLSQAKADDEDPLFGDIANEGAALSLANTEGSKIEFIRNK, encoded by the coding sequence ATGCTAATAAGTAAAGACTCTCACGCGATGCTGATGATTCTGCTCGCATTGCAGGGGCGTGCGCCCATCAACTTCAAACTGATTGCAATGAATCTTGATCAAAAACAACCAGGCTTCCCTGCAGATATATTGCCTGCCTATTTTGAAAAGCTAGGGATTGATTATCGGATTGTAGAAGCAGATACCTATTCAATCGTTAAAGAAAAGATACCTGAAGGTAAAACTACATGCTCGCTATGCTCACGTCTGCGTCGCGGTGTCATTTACACCACCGCTAAAGAATTAGGTGCAAATAAAATTGCACTTGGCCACCACCGTGATGATATCGTTGAAACCTTATTCCTGAATTTATTCTTTGGCGCGAAAATGAAAGCTATGCCGCCAAAGTTAGCTACCAATGACAAACAAAATATCGTGATTCGCCCATTGGCTTATTGCAGTGAAAAAGACATTGCTAGCTATGCCCGCCAAATGGAATTCCCTATCATCCCTTGCGACTTATGCGGTAGCCAAGAGAACCTGCAACGTCAAAAAGTGAAAGACATGCTACAAAACTGGGAGCGTGAGCAACCTGGGCGCATCAATAATATTTTCCGCGCAATCACTAATGTAGAACCATCGCATTTAGCTGACACGAACTTATATGACTTCAAAAATCTGAGTCAAGCCAAGGCTGATGATGAAGATCCTTTATTCGGCGATATTGCCAACGAAGGGGCAGCATTGAGCTTAGCCAACACCGAAGGCAGCAAAATTGAGTTTATTCGCAACAAATAA
- the ilvA gene encoding threonine ammonia-lyase, biosynthetic, translated as MPTNYLEKIRNSRVYDVAKNTPLDFQPNLSARIHNRVLLKREDMQPVFSFKLRGAYNKMANLPKAALDSGVIAASAGNHAQGVALSAQKLGCRAVIVMPTTTPLIKINAVKSRGAEVVLFGDSYSDAYVHALELEKSENLTFVHPYDDPDVIAGQGTIAMEILEAHPEPIEAIFCCVGGGGLLAGIAAYVKAVRPEIKIIGVEARDAEAMTESLHKGQRVMLDQVGLFADGAAVKQVGEHTFALCQQYVDEMIVVDNDAICAAIKDVFEDTRSILEPAGALATAGLKAYAAREKLEGKTLIGIASGANMNFDRLRFIAERAELGEKREAVLAVTIPEKPGAFKAFCHLLGNRNITEFNYRYSDQKEAHIFVGVAVNDPAESATLVKDLVAHGLPALDLSENEVAKLHLRHLVGGHAPQAEHEVVFRFEFPEKPGALMKFLDTMGHDWNISLFHYRNHGADFGRVLVGMQVPPNELSEFSDFLNNLGYPYWEETQNPAYKLFLG; from the coding sequence ATGCCTACTAACTATCTAGAAAAAATCAGAAACTCACGCGTTTACGACGTGGCTAAAAACACGCCATTAGACTTTCAGCCAAACTTATCTGCACGCATTCACAACCGCGTATTGCTCAAACGTGAAGATATGCAGCCAGTCTTTTCGTTCAAGCTGCGCGGTGCCTATAACAAAATGGCAAATCTGCCAAAAGCAGCATTAGACTCAGGCGTGATTGCGGCGAGTGCAGGAAACCATGCGCAAGGGGTAGCGCTATCAGCGCAAAAACTAGGTTGCCGCGCTGTGATTGTAATGCCGACAACTACGCCACTCATTAAGATCAATGCCGTTAAAAGCCGCGGTGCTGAAGTAGTATTATTTGGTGACAGTTATTCAGATGCCTATGTGCACGCGCTGGAGCTAGAAAAGTCTGAAAACCTCACATTTGTGCACCCATATGACGATCCTGATGTCATTGCTGGTCAGGGCACGATTGCGATGGAAATTTTAGAAGCACACCCTGAACCAATTGAAGCAATCTTTTGCTGTGTTGGTGGCGGTGGGTTATTGGCCGGTATTGCTGCCTATGTCAAAGCGGTTCGCCCCGAAATTAAGATCATCGGCGTGGAAGCACGCGATGCCGAAGCAATGACTGAGTCCTTGCACAAAGGCCAGCGTGTCATGCTGGATCAAGTCGGCCTATTTGCCGATGGCGCTGCAGTCAAACAAGTGGGTGAACATACCTTTGCACTATGCCAACAGTATGTTGATGAAATGATTGTGGTTGATAACGATGCGATTTGTGCAGCAATCAAAGATGTGTTTGAAGACACGCGCAGCATTTTAGAGCCAGCAGGCGCACTTGCCACAGCAGGACTGAAAGCCTATGCTGCACGAGAAAAATTAGAAGGCAAAACACTGATTGGCATTGCTTCTGGCGCCAATATGAACTTTGACCGCCTACGCTTTATTGCAGAGCGTGCGGAACTAGGTGAAAAGCGTGAAGCGGTACTGGCTGTGACCATTCCAGAAAAGCCTGGTGCATTTAAAGCGTTCTGCCACTTACTTGGCAACCGTAATATCACTGAGTTTAATTATCGCTACTCTGACCAGAAAGAAGCACACATTTTTGTCGGTGTGGCAGTAAACGACCCGGCAGAATCAGCAACGCTGGTGAAAGACTTAGTAGCGCACGGCTTACCAGCACTTGATTTGTCAGAAAATGAAGTCGCTAAACTACATTTACGACACTTGGTTGGCGGCCATGCGCCTCAAGCCGAACACGAGGTTGTATTCAGGTTTGAATTTCCGGAAAAACCTGGCGCACTAATGAAGTTTCTAGATACGATGGGGCATGATTGGAACATTAGTCTATTTCATTACCGCAACCATGGCGCAGACTTTGGCCGCGTATTAGTTGGAATGCAAGTACCGCCAAATGAACTATCTGAGTTTTCTGATTTCCTAAATAACCTAGGCTATCCGTACTGGGAAGAAACGCAAAATCCTGCTTATAAATTATTTTTAGGCTAA
- the rpiA gene encoding ribose-5-phosphate isomerase RpiA gives MAFTQDELKQQVAKAAVEYVKSGIIGVGTGSTANFFIEELAKVKHKIDGAVASSEATAQRLRGHGIEVFDLNSVDGLEIYVDGADEITEHMHMLKGGGGALTREKIVAAVAKKFICICDATKYVPVLGKFPLPVEVLPMAKSHVARELVKLGGQPQLRDFTTDNGNLILDVHGLTITDPVAMEAKINQIVGVVTNGLFAARPANVLLLATADGVKTYQK, from the coding sequence ATGGCGTTTACACAAGACGAATTAAAGCAACAAGTTGCAAAAGCAGCAGTGGAATATGTAAAAAGCGGCATCATTGGTGTGGGCACAGGCTCTACCGCTAACTTTTTTATTGAAGAGTTGGCGAAAGTGAAGCATAAAATAGACGGCGCAGTGGCGAGTTCTGAAGCAACAGCACAACGCTTACGTGGTCATGGCATTGAAGTGTTTGACTTGAACTCAGTAGATGGCTTGGAAATCTACGTAGATGGTGCTGATGAGATTACAGAGCATATGCACATGCTAAAAGGCGGTGGCGGTGCGTTAACCCGTGAGAAAATTGTTGCAGCAGTTGCCAAAAAGTTTATTTGTATCTGTGATGCAACTAAATACGTACCAGTGTTAGGTAAGTTCCCATTACCGGTAGAAGTGTTGCCAATGGCAAAAAGCCATGTGGCACGTGAGTTGGTGAAGTTAGGTGGTCAGCCACAATTGCGTGATTTCACTACTGACAACGGTAACTTGATTCTTGATGTACATGGCCTAACGATTACTGATCCGGTTGCGATGGAAGCAAAAATCAACCAAATCGTTGGTGTGGTGACTAACGGGCTATTTGCCGCTCGCCCAGCCAATGTGTTGTTGCTTGCAACGGCTGACGGTGTAAAAACCTATCAAAAGTAA
- a CDS encoding DUF4007 family protein — MTQIIESKLYAPSFSGHETFPLRQLWLKKVFNQKDSDNIVHKEVFLDEAAIARFGVGKNMVASNSSWFYADCKLTDGVDTVTSTYLLSMSSQIKDLINNPLISIKSIYLVSPPYLNRTESWSMSPLNKLSVGKVSYEDYESNIEIYELKSGEILYSSSDIDSHEQVEDIQVVYS; from the coding sequence ATGACACAAATAATCGAATCTAAATTGTATGCCCCATCTTTTTCTGGGCATGAAACCTTTCCACTTCGTCAATTGTGGCTTAAAAAGGTTTTTAACCAAAAAGACTCAGACAACATTGTACACAAAGAAGTATTTTTAGATGAAGCCGCAATAGCCCGTTTTGGTGTTGGTAAAAATATGGTTGCGTCTAACTCCAGTTGGTTTTATGCTGATTGCAAATTGACCGATGGTGTCGATACAGTCACATCAACCTACCTATTATCAATGTCATCTCAAATTAAAGATTTAATCAACAATCCGCTTATTAGTATTAAATCAATTTATCTTGTGTCGCCTCCCTATCTCAACCGAACAGAATCTTGGAGCATGAGTCCGCTCAACAAACTAAGCGTTGGGAAGGTGTCGTATGAAGATTACGAAAGTAATATTGAAATTTATGAACTGAAAAGTGGTGAAATACTTTACTCATCAAGTGACATTGATAGCCATGAACAGGTTGAAGATATCCAAGTTGTTTATAGTTAA
- the tnpB gene encoding IS66 family insertion sequence element accessory protein TnpB (TnpB, as the term is used for proteins encoded by IS66 family insertion elements, is considered an accessory protein, since TnpC, encoded by a neighboring gene, is a DDE family transposase.), translated as MFDIVAQQVWLAPGATDMRKSIDGLAGIAQLVIKQDPLARHLFVFCNKHHNRLKILYWDQNGFWLFYKRLEKGRFKWPSTNNDPICITRPQLAWLLQGLSIEQKQAHRPLPVKIVA; from the coding sequence ATGTTTGATATTGTTGCTCAACAGGTTTGGTTAGCACCTGGTGCTACTGACATGCGTAAATCAATCGATGGCCTTGCTGGTATCGCCCAATTGGTCATTAAACAAGATCCCCTTGCTAGGCATCTATTTGTATTTTGCAACAAACATCACAATCGCCTCAAAATTCTCTATTGGGATCAGAACGGTTTTTGGTTATTTTACAAACGCCTCGAAAAAGGCAGGTTTAAATGGCCATCCACTAACAATGATCCCATCTGTATTACACGTCCTCAGCTTGCCTGGTTACTACAAGGGTTGTCCATTGAACAGAAGCAGGCGCATCGACCACTCCCAGTTAAAATTGTTGCTTGA
- the tnpA gene encoding IS66 family insertion sequence element accessory protein TnpA yields MQSEQNTKRWFDHIEAWQQSGINQSEYCRRHKLCIKSFSSWKLKRTKLSQETLKTSDADIPVFTSSSASMPLIPVAIYEQMGAVTETEPNAREPLSSGFSGITLIFKNDYQISLAIGFHPATLKNVLQVFAE; encoded by the coding sequence ATGCAATCAGAACAAAATACAAAAAGATGGTTTGATCATATCGAGGCTTGGCAACAAAGTGGCATTAATCAATCAGAGTATTGCCGCCGTCATAAATTATGCATTAAGTCATTTTCAAGCTGGAAATTGAAACGGACTAAGCTGTCACAGGAAACCTTAAAAACTTCTGATGCTGACATCCCAGTGTTTACTTCATCATCAGCATCTATGCCATTAATTCCAGTTGCTATCTATGAGCAAATGGGGGCTGTCACAGAAACAGAACCTAATGCACGAGAACCATTAAGTTCTGGCTTTTCTGGTATTACCCTTATTTTCAAAAATGACTATCAAATATCGCTAGCTATTGGCTTTCATCCAGCTACATTGAAAAATGTACTACAGGTATTTGCCGAATAA
- a CDS encoding glutaminyl-peptide cyclotransferase: MKFTPTFSRTRISLVLLALMAGINGCSKEPTNEVQPIAEEKPATNSVAYVTRQDAGVSVIDLATMQVIKEFDVKAVSPRGLGVTDDGKKLIVATRENESISVIDTSTGEVLQQIPVGKNPEFVRISGNYAYISSEPSAVGGPPPKPGQKPAEEEDDDDDEEKIPAKIAVVDLTKGEKVREITGGPETEGIEFSADGKNLVITNEADNTVTVHNIEDGSLVKTIHTHEHGDRPRGIKVSPDGNTYLATLEYGNKFMVLDKDFNFVRTVDTGETPYGIAYDTKGERIFVATNKQKALQVFDAKTYEKVKDIPTGNRCWHFTFTPDDKQILLACGKSDAVFVIDAEKLEVTKQIEVKDMPWGIVTYPKSMGSLDKK; the protein is encoded by the coding sequence ATGAAATTTACACCCACATTTAGCAGAACACGTATTAGTTTAGTTTTACTGGCGCTAATGGCAGGCATTAACGGCTGCAGCAAAGAACCCACCAATGAAGTACAGCCTATTGCAGAAGAAAAGCCTGCTACTAATAGCGTTGCGTATGTGACACGTCAAGATGCAGGTGTAAGTGTGATTGACCTTGCAACTATGCAAGTGATTAAAGAGTTTGACGTTAAGGCAGTGTCTCCACGTGGCCTTGGTGTGACCGATGATGGTAAAAAACTGATTGTAGCGACTCGTGAGAACGAAAGCATTTCCGTCATTGATACCTCTACAGGCGAGGTCTTACAACAAATTCCAGTAGGCAAAAACCCTGAGTTCGTTCGCATTAGTGGCAACTATGCATACATTTCATCAGAACCTAGCGCAGTTGGTGGCCCACCACCAAAACCAGGCCAAAAACCGGCAGAAGAAGAGGATGACGATGATGATGAAGAGAAAATCCCCGCTAAAATCGCTGTCGTCGATTTAACTAAAGGTGAAAAAGTACGTGAAATCACTGGCGGCCCTGAAACCGAAGGCATTGAATTTTCAGCTGATGGCAAGAATCTTGTCATTACCAACGAAGCTGACAACACAGTGACAGTGCACAATATTGAAGATGGCAGCTTGGTTAAAACCATTCATACCCATGAACACGGTGACCGTCCACGCGGCATCAAAGTCTCTCCTGATGGCAATACTTATCTTGCAACATTAGAGTACGGCAACAAGTTCATGGTGCTAGATAAGGACTTTAACTTTGTACGCACTGTCGATACTGGCGAAACCCCTTATGGCATTGCTTACGATACAAAAGGCGAGCGTATTTTTGTCGCAACTAATAAACAAAAAGCATTGCAGGTATTTGATGCTAAGACTTATGAAAAAGTGAAAGATATCCCAACTGGTAACCGTTGCTGGCATTTCACTTTCACGCCTGATGACAAACAAATCTTGTTGGCATGTGGTAAATCAGACGCCGTTTTCGTCATTGATGCTGAAAAACTGGAAGTTACTAAGCAAATCGAAGTGAAAGATATGCCTTGGGGCATCGTGACCTATCCAAAATCAATGGGTAGCCTCGATAAAAAATAG
- a CDS encoding helix-turn-helix domain-containing protein yields MTTKRIVKSSILEAVHETAQDLLELDFINKNRMQQYEAMCLQPIPDYDQVKIRALRDRYKLSQSAFAIVLNTSPSTIRKWEVGDKHPSGPSLKLLNLLDRKGLEVLI; encoded by the coding sequence ATGACCACTAAACGTATTGTTAAAAGCTCAATATTAGAGGCTGTCCATGAGACAGCACAGGATCTACTCGAACTAGATTTTATTAATAAAAATAGAATGCAACAGTACGAGGCCATGTGCCTGCAACCGATCCCTGATTACGATCAGGTAAAAATTCGCGCATTGAGAGACCGCTATAAGCTTAGTCAGTCTGCATTTGCTATTGTTCTCAATACCAGTCCCTCAACTATACGCAAATGGGAAGTTGGTGATAAGCACCCTAGCGGCCCTTCACTTAAATTACTCAATCTTCTAGACCGCAAGGGTCTAGAAGTATTGATCTAG